GCATAAATATATTCGGTATCGAACGGCGGATCTTTACGCATCAGGATAGTGTCCAGCTCGGCGAGAGCCATATCCTGTTCGCTGCCGAATTCATACCATTTGTCGTAATTGTGTTCGACGGACAACGTACGAGTTCGGGCGCGAGCTTCACCGTTAATCAGATAAAGATCCGCCATCTCCATATAGTGCAGCTCGTAGCCGCGGCGCTGAGCTTCCAGCAGCATGGCGAAGCTGGAGTCTTTTTTGATATTGATGTCCGCGATGGGATCCATCACGATGCCGAGCTTGATCATTCTGCTTCTCCTTTCAACCCAGGTCGCCGAAGCGCACCTGAAGCGCGGTGATGGCGGTAAGCGCCGTAGTCTCTGTGCGTAGCACACGGGGCCTAACAAAATATCTGTGAACTGATAACGCGCGGTCATCGCAATCTCGTCGGCGGATAACCCGCCCTCCGGGCCAATCAGTAAGCGCACACGTTCAACGGGCAGCGGCAGCGTGTTGATGCTTTGGCTGGCGCGCGGATGCAGATTCAACTTTAAGCCAGCTTCCTCTTCGGCGCACCAGGCTTCGAGATCCATCGCCGGGCGAATTTCCGGCACCCGATTGCGACCGCACTGTTCACATGCGGCAATGGCGATTTTTTGCCACTGCTGGAGCTTCTTATTCAGACGTTCAGCATCCAGTTTAACCCCGCAGCGCTCAGAAAAAAGTGGCGTAATGAGGCTTACCCCAAGCTCAATCGATTTCTGGATAGTGAATTCCATTTTTTCACCACGCGACATCACCTGGCCCAGGTGAATATGCAGCGGCGATTCACGATCGTCCACTTCACTGCCAAGGATTTTCACCACCACGCTTTTTTTATCGGCGCGGACAATTTCGGCTTCAAAAACCTGATTAGAGCCGTCGAAAAGCTGAATGGCTTGGCCTGGCCCCATACGCAGCACGCGGCCGACATGGTTGGCAGCATCTTCGCTGAGGGCAATATCATGGCCTGGCTGGATAAGTTCTGGGTGGTGGATGCGGGGAATGCGCATGGTATTTCGAATCCGCTTAGGTTGCAGCCCCGACCGGGATTGACGGGCGGGGCGGGCTTTAACAAATGCCGCTAGTGTAGGTTAGCTCTTTCGCGCCATGCAAGCGCGCTGCACGTAAGGGTTATGGTTGCCCTGCACGTTGGCGATGCGCTCATCACGTTTGCACTCCCAGTCAGTGACCGGATAAAGCTTGTCCCAGGCGGTGAAAAGCTGGGTTTGCTGGCGGGAAAGGTTGAGTTGATACTGGTCGCGCATATAGAAATAGGTACGCGCAATTGCGCCACGCGCGCGAACAGGCGGTTCAGCGAGCTTCGCTTTGAAATCAATTTTCATGCCGCACTGACCGTACTGGTTTTCGCCGCCGTTCCATTGACCGTACATAAAGTTGCCGCGATCGCCGTTTACCTCGCCGACAGCGGGTTGCAGGTTGTGCATATCGCTTTCGATTTTGCGGTACACCGGATCTTTGGCGCAGTTTTTACGCCCGCCATCCTGCCAGCACTGGCGCAGATGGCCGAACTGCCAGGCGGGCATGACATGTTCCCACTCGACCC
This genomic interval from Kosakonia sacchari SP1 contains the following:
- the endA gene encoding deoxyribonuclease I; the protein is MFRFISLFFALIAVPAFAADGINSFAQAKAAGVKVNADVPGDFYCGCKINWQGKKGVIDLASCGYQVRKNENRASRVEWEHVMPAWQFGHLRQCWQDGGRKNCAKDPVYRKIESDMHNLQPAVGEVNGDRGNFMYGQWNGGENQYGQCGMKIDFKAKLAEPPVRARGAIARTYFYMRDQYQLNLSRQQTQLFTAWDKLYPVTDWECKRDERIANVQGNHNPYVQRACMARKS